CGCCGTGGCGGGATCGACTACCTGCCCAAAGTTATCGGTGATGCGAATGGTGATGAGGTAGGCGGGGATGCGGCTTTCGCCGAACCCGCGGATCCGCGCCTTTACTCGTGCTCCCACGCGGTGGCGGGTAATGCTCATGCTGTAGTCCGCACCGCCTGGCGTGGCTGGCAACTGCTTTATGGGCGGGCGCCACGTCGGGGTGGGACGAGCCAAGGACCGCGGGTGATGCATGATGGCGGAAATTGAGCTGACGGTCTCATAGTGGTGATAGGCCAAGTCGGCGGCGATTTCCGTCGCCGTGGCGCTGGGTTGGCTGGGTACTGTGTGCGAAAAGTTCTTATCTACGTTGTGCATGGCACTTACTCTAAACCGTATGGCCGACACGAGTTCGAAGAATACAAACACATGTTCGAAAAAGTAGCTTAAATAGCTTTCAGACCTTCAAAGGCATAAGGTTGCACGTGCTATGAAGAGTGCTAATGCCGAACCGGCGCCCTACGAAAAGCCCAAGGTGCCGCGGGAAATCTGGGTAATGGTAACGGCGGCGTTCATTATCGCCTTAGGTTATGGCCTTATCGCACCGCTTTTGCCGCAGTTCGTGGTCAGCTTCGATGTATCGATGGCCGCCGCCGGCCTGGTGGTCTCCATCTTCGCCGCCTCCCGGCTGATCTTCGCGCCCGTGTCTGGTTCGTTGGTGGATCGCGTCGGCTCGCGCCGCGTCTACCTGGTGGGCCTGATGACCGTGGCCGTGACCACGGGTTTGGTTGCCATTGCCCAAGAGTATTGGCACATTGTGGTGTTGCGCGCATTGGCGGGGCTGGGCTCGACCATGTTTACCGTCTCCGCGATGGGCCTTATCGTGCGCCTGTCTCCACCGTCGATTCGCGGTAAGTGCTCTGCCACCTACGCCACGGCATTCCTACTGGGCAATGTCGCCGGCCCTGTCCTCGGCGCCAGCCTGTCCTTCCTGGGCTTCCGCTGGCCATTTTTCATCTACGGCATCGGCGTGATGCTCGCTGCTTTCGTTGTCTGGTGGCAGATGCCGCGGGTCAACCACTCCCAAACCACCACCTCGGAACTGCCGCCCATGCGCCTGCAGGAAGCTTGGAGCGATACTGCCTTCCGCGCGGTGCTGACCTCCAACTTCGCCCACGGGTGGATCAATATGGGCGTGCGCGTGTCCGTCCTGCCGCTTTTCGCCGCCGCGATTTTCCATAATGGCGCCGCAGCCTCGGGCTTGGCTCTCGCGGCCTTCGCCGCAGGCAATGCGATTATTCTCCAGTTCTCCGGCCGGTGGTCCGATCTCCATGGCCGCAAGCCGCTTATCTTGATTGGCTTGGTCGGCTCCGCCATCTTCATGGTGCTCATGGGACTGGCCACCAGTGTGTGGTTCCTATTGCTCGTATCCGCCCTTGCGGGTGCAGCATCGGGCCTAATCAATCCTTCCCAGACCGCCGCGGTGGCAGACATCGTGGGCAACGAGCGCTCCGGCGGCAAGGTATTGTCGGCCTTCCAGATGGCAGGAGACTTCGGCCAGATCGTGGGCCCCATGCTCATTGGGCTGCTTGCCGATGTCTATGGCTTCCCCACAGCCTTCACCGTCTGCGGTGCCATTGCCATTTTCGGCATCATCGCCTGGCTCTTCGGCCGTGAGCCCCGCCAGGAGTCCAAGGTGGAAGTAGAACGCATGCCGAAAAAATAGTTGACGGCAACCGCTCTGTGCCGGCTAAGTTATGCGCGTGTGGATGACTTAAACGCGCGCTTTCTTGATGCAGTCAATAACGCCTTGATTATTTGGGTACGGCTGCATAATTCAGACATATTTGTGGGCCGTGCCTGGTGGATCGAAGAAAATACTTGGGTACTCCGCCGCCTCGAGGATGGTACGCGCCGGCACATCCTGCCCCGAGAGGTGGAGCACTTAAAGGTGATCGGCGCGTACCTTGAAGACTACGAGCAACAAGGCTAGAAGAGCCCTGCGACCTGGGACACGCACAGGTAGACAAAGGCCGCGGAAATGATGCCCATCAGGGTGTTGATGAACCAGCCATTGCGCCATTCCTTCGGGGTGTGCTTGGTATTAAGCAGTACCAAGAGCGTAAGTCCCAGGAAGGGCATGAAAAATGCGCCCAAGACGCCGTAGCCAATGATTAACCCGGTGGGCTTGCCCAGCAGTAGGAGAAGCATTGGTGGGAAGGTCAACCAGATGAGGTAAGCGCGGTAGTACTTACCGCCCGTGCTGGTGCTGGGGTGGCCTTGTGGGAGGTTCTTCAGGTGACCAACGTAGTCCGCAAACATGAGGGATACACCGTTCCACACGCCCAAGCAGGAAGAGAATGCGGCTGAGAAGAATCCCACGATGAACCACTTAGAAATAAAGGTTCCGTAGCGGGCCTCCAGCACGTCCGCCATGTCTACCAAACCCTGGTCGTTATCGGAGACAGCGACATTGGCGCTATACAAAAGCTCGGCACCAAGGACCAGCGTAGCCAGGACGAAGATACCGGTGACGGCATAAGCCACCGAGTTATCCATGCGCATGACCTTCATCCACTTGGGCGTGAACCATTTCTTCTCACGCAGCCAGTAACCGTAGGCAGCAAGGGTAATGGTGCCACCGACACCGCCGGCGATGGAGAGCACGTAGACGAAAGAACCATCCGGGATGGTGGGGACGAGTCCGCGCAGAATCTCTGGCAAATTAGGCGCGGTAATTGCGGCGATGCCCACCACGGTGACGAACATGATGCCAACTAATACGGCGGCAAGCTTTTCAAAGAGCTGGTATTGACCCAACCACGTAAGCGCAAAGCACAATACACCGGTCAGGATGGCCCACATGGTCAAGCTAGTACCGGGAAAGAGCGCACTCAATGCCAAGCCGGTGCCGGACATGGCGGCTGCGCCATATACCAATCCCCAGATGACGATGTAGGGCGCGAAGTACCACGAGGTCCAGCGTCCTAGCTCCCGCCAGCCGTGGAACATGGTGTTTCCAGTGGCCAAGCTATAGCGGCCGACGCCTTCCACCAGCACGATTTTCATAATCGTACCGACGATGACGGCCCACAACAGTGCGTAACCGTAGCGCTGGCCGGCAATCATGGTTGCCACTAGGTCAGCGGCACCGACGCCGGTGGCTGCGGCGACCAAACCCGGACCTACGAGGGTCCATTTCACCTTTGCTTGTGGCTCAGAGTTCTGTGTCTGTTGGCCTTCGGCGGATGTTGCGCCGTTGTGGTTATTTGATTGGCTCATGACACTTCCTTAGGTGGCTGTGGTCCGAATCACTTAAAGGAAATGTATCACTATTGACGGGTAAAGTGCAGCCCAATTATTCAACCACGCGTGCTAAGCGACGGTCCG
The window above is part of the Corynebacterium accolens genome. Proteins encoded here:
- a CDS encoding MFS transporter; protein product: MKSANAEPAPYEKPKVPREIWVMVTAAFIIALGYGLIAPLLPQFVVSFDVSMAAAGLVVSIFAASRLIFAPVSGSLVDRVGSRRVYLVGLMTVAVTTGLVAIAQEYWHIVVLRALAGLGSTMFTVSAMGLIVRLSPPSIRGKCSATYATAFLLGNVAGPVLGASLSFLGFRWPFFIYGIGVMLAAFVVWWQMPRVNHSQTTTSELPPMRLQEAWSDTAFRAVLTSNFAHGWINMGVRVSVLPLFAAAIFHNGAAASGLALAAFAAGNAIILQFSGRWSDLHGRKPLILIGLVGSAIFMVLMGLATSVWFLLLVSALAGAASGLINPSQTAAVADIVGNERSGGKVLSAFQMAGDFGQIVGPMLIGLLADVYGFPTAFTVCGAIAIFGIIAWLFGREPRQESKVEVERMPKK
- a CDS encoding Nramp family divalent metal transporter, producing MSQSNNHNGATSAEGQQTQNSEPQAKVKWTLVGPGLVAAATGVGAADLVATMIAGQRYGYALLWAVIVGTIMKIVLVEGVGRYSLATGNTMFHGWRELGRWTSWYFAPYIVIWGLVYGAAAMSGTGLALSALFPGTSLTMWAILTGVLCFALTWLGQYQLFEKLAAVLVGIMFVTVVGIAAITAPNLPEILRGLVPTIPDGSFVYVLSIAGGVGGTITLAAYGYWLREKKWFTPKWMKVMRMDNSVAYAVTGIFVLATLVLGAELLYSANVAVSDNDQGLVDMADVLEARYGTFISKWFIVGFFSAAFSSCLGVWNGVSLMFADYVGHLKNLPQGHPSTSTGGKYYRAYLIWLTFPPMLLLLLGKPTGLIIGYGVLGAFFMPFLGLTLLVLLNTKHTPKEWRNGWFINTLMGIISAAFVYLCVSQVAGLF